In Lepus europaeus isolate LE1 chromosome 19, mLepTim1.pri, whole genome shotgun sequence, the genomic window TGTGTATTCTGGTGGCTGGTGTCATGAGACTTTGAGATGACAAAACGTAAAACAAATAAAGCCCTTGTCAACAAAGAAAGCGTTCACTGTTGACTAAATGATAAACTAAGAATGCAAGTGTGATGAAGCCGGGCCAGTGGCGAGGTCCGGGCAGCTTGCATTCATCGTGGGGTAGAGCGTGCCAGGTGAGGACAGGCTGTTTCTGTCTCTGGGTCAGGACTTagccctttcttcctttccaatgctAACGCGCATTCTGAAGGGATCTGCCCTACTGAGGCCAAGCTGAGAGCTCAACTCTGGCGTTGTTTGGCTTCAAAACCCGCACCTGTGCTGTGAGCCCCATTCTACCCTCGCTGCCTCCTTTGCAAGTTAAAATCAACAACATGCGGCTGCTGGTTAGCATTTGTTTCACTCGTTCTTCATGTACCCAATAAATACTCTGTGTGTAACAGctaataaagaagtaaataacaaGATTCCCCATGAGCTCCGCAGAAGGTGCAGGCGGAGCGGGTCTCAGATCCGGCGCCCTGCAGGCCACGCCACTCTAACACACCCACGAACTGCTCTACGTGGACAACGCAGATGGAGATCAAACGGTCGGCGACTGCCAGGCCCCCGCCCGCCAACCCCGAAGCGGGGGCAGTCAGCCCCCCGGGACAGGTCGAGGGGCTGATCGTGGCTCAGAAGCAGGCTGGAAGCAGCCTTTGCGCGCCCACTGCGCGTGCTCTAAACCCTAACCCACTCCACCTGCCGCCGCGAATCCGCGCGGCCGCGCGCCGCGTTACCCAACTTGCCCACGTGGTTCCGGCGCCTGGGCGGGGCTAGCGGCCTCCTGCCCCGGCAGCGGGGCTGCGGACGCCGGAAACGCCGGTGCGCGGGCACTGGCCGGCCCGGGCGTACGCGCTCCGGCCATGGCGACCCAGGCGAAACGGCCGCGGGTGAGTGGCGGGCGCgtggcgggcggcgggcggcgggcggcgggcggcgggcggcgagcGCGAGGCCCACTCCTCCCCCGCCGTGGCGGGCGGCCTGCGCGCCCCCTTTCCTCTCTTGCGGGGCCCTCGGCTCCcgcgcgcccctcccccgcccagaaCCCGTCGTCCGCAGCGCGCACGCGCCGCCGCCTTCCCCGGCCTCACGCGGAGCCTGCGGGGCGGCGCCCGGCCACTGAGCCTGCTCCTCTCAGGTGGCGGGGccggagggcggcggcggcgcggaccCGGTGGCCGGCTTCCTGGGCTGGTGCCAGCgcgtggggctggagctgagtccCAAGGTGAGCGAGGGTAGGGTGGAGCGGCGGAGGAGGCGCGGCGGGCCGAGGGGCCGCTCTGACCCGGCCTTCCCTGCCCTTCGCCTGCCCAGGTGGCCGTGAGCCGGCAGGGCACGGTGGCGGGCTACGGCATGGTGGCGCGGGAGAGCGTGCAGCGCGGCGAGCTGCTGTTCGCGGTGCCGCGGGCTGCCATCCTGTCACAGCACACCTGCTCGATCGGCGACCTGCTGGAGCGAGGTGGGCATGGGGCGGCACAGGGCACCTGCGCGGGCCCGCCGGGCCGGGGAGCTCACCCCTGTCTTCCTCAGAGCGAGGCGCGCTGCAGAGCCAGTCGGGCTGGgtgccgctgctgctggcgctgcTTCACGAGCTGCAGGCCCCAGCCTCGCCGTGGAGCCCCTACTTTGCGctctggcctgagctgggccgctTGGAGCACCCAATGTTCTGGTGAGAGCTGTGGGGAGGGTTGGGGAGTACCCGGGCCGGGGGCCCCCCAACCCCCTGTCCTGGCGAGTGTATGAAGGGCACCTGGGTGGGAGTGTCCCTGCAGGCCAGAGGAGGAGCGCCGGCGCCTGCTGCAGGGCACGGGCGTACCTGAGGCCGTGGAGAAGGATTTGGCCAACATCCGCAGCGAGTACTATTCCATCGTGCTGCCCTTCATGGAAGCCCATCCCGATCTCTTCAGCCCCAAGGTTCACTCCCTGGAACTCTACCATCAGCTCGTGGCCCTTGTGATGGCCTATAGGTCAGTGAGTAGAGCCCTGGAGGACCAACCCTCATCCTTGAACAATGTTGAGGGGCAAGGGGGGAAGAACGAGTGAGCTGCACCCCCATTCCCTCACCCCAGACCGGGCCTTAGCCAAGTTCTCTCTGTGGCAGCTTTCAAGAACcactggaggaagaggaggatgaaAAGGAGCCAAACTCCCCTTTGATGGTGCCTGCAGCAGACATTCTAAACCACTTAGCCAATCACAATGCCAATCTAGAATATTCTGCAGTGAGTGGACCCCACCTAGTTCTTCTTAAGTGCATTGGTGATTGAGCATTTGCTCAAACCAGTGTTGTCACTGGGCTCCATTTTCCTACTCAGAAATGAGTGGGTGAATTTAGCTCCTCCACAGGTGTACCTTTCTATGCATATTACGTGAAATAATTTCAACACGAAACAGCTTAAAGCCCTCAAGGCCGGGATTACTCCTCTGATTTACGTAGTGCTCATGGCCGTGGGGTCTACATAACAATGTTCCGTCCCCCCGAGGCTGTTGTGGGTGCAGTGTACACAGCAGCCTGGAGCAGCTGCCCTGTCAGCTCAGTTTgtgggaggagcagcagcagctggggatgCTCATTCAGAGGCCGGAGGTCTCAGATGATCCCAGGGCTGCTTTTGTACCAGTTCCATTTTATGTGAGAAGTTGTGGGATTAAAATACTAGTGGATGTGGTTATTTCTTTGGGGAGGGAGTACTTGTTAATCCTTACCTCCGTTTATCTTTCCtattgtattcttttaaaaagtggcaaTTTTTGTAAGTGCTAAAGATGACTGAGCAGATTTACCTAGTGAGACTGACCTTTTTAACTTATGCCCTATGCTATAGCTTAAAGGGGTGAGACTAATAGGAAGTAAAAGGCCATTGGTAGTTACAGCGTCAGTCCCATAGCGGACCTACACCTGCTGGCGGCTTTTTCTCCCTTCCACCCCAGGATTCTCTTCGCATGGTGGCCACTCAGCCCATTCCTAAAGgccatgagattttcaacacttacGGACAAATGGCTAATTGGCAACTGATTCATATGTATGGCTTTGTTGAACCATATCCTGACAACACAGATGACACAGCCGACATCCAAATGGTGACAGTTCGTGAAGCAGCATTACAGAGTGAGTGTCTCCTTAGCTCTTTGAATTTGATACAGCAAATGACTTGTAGACTGAAGGAGAAATGAGCCTTTGGTATACTGAGTCACGCCACTCATTTATTTACAGAAGCAAAAGCTGAGGCTGAACGGCTCCTACTGTATGAGCGCTGGGATTTCTTGTGCAAACTGGAGATGGTAGGAGAAGAGGGTGCGTTTGTAATTGGACGTGAGGAGGTGCTAACTGAAGAGGAACTGACCACCACACTGAAGGTAAAGAGCCAAGAATGGCCATTATGCTGACAAATTTGGGTACTGGGAGCAAAATAAAACTAGGAGATGAGAGGGGACACTTACCATCAATTTTGGAAATATATAAGTAGTATGACCTAACTTAAGGGGCTCCGTGTCTGTTTCTAGGTACTGTGCATGGCTGCTGAGGAGTTCAGAGAATTTAAAGACCAGGATGGATGGGGAGATGATAAAAGGGTAGAAGAGGGCAGCCTGACACTCAAAAATATCCCCAAGCTCAAAGCACCGTGGAAACAGCTGCTTCGAGACAGTGTCCTGTTGACCCTGCAAACCTATGCCACAGACTTACAAAGTGAGCAGGATGTACTCAGTAATAAGGATGTCTACACCAAACTCAGCTGGAGGGAACAGCAAGCCTTACAGGTTCGCTATGGTCAGAAGATGATCTTACACCAGTTGTTAGAAATGACTCTTTAGTATGTTTCATATGGCCTGAATTACAGAAGAAAGAACTTTATTCTAGGCTGAGAACTATTGTTGcttgaaaaggaagaaagtgtGGATCTTTTGCCGTTCTTATTAAATACCAgaaggaaaagtagcagaggtgTGCTAGGATGAACTCTGAGGTAAGGGTGATGTGTTCGAGGACTGGGAACAGCATGCTTTCGAATCACTAGTTTAACGCTTTGTGTAGCCATCTCTGTTCTTGATTTTAACTAAAGCCTGCAGAAATGTGGCAGTGATGGGTCATCTTACTGTGCTCAGGGACTTTGCAGGAAGCTTGGTTTGAACCTGTGTCTATCTTGAGGCGGTCAAAACCTTTTTTATTAGGATCTAGGCAGCCCTGTAAATGGCCCTTTGTGAGAACTGTTGGTTTAATTTTGAGCCCTTTTTGTCTTCAAAACTTGACCACCGTTAAAGGAAAGGTAAGTTTTAAATGTACACCTcatttttgctcattttcttaaaaatgctgTATCTTGCTGAAAAGATAACTGCTATGCAAAATATTGTTGGACATTTAGACAGGTCAGCTTAGGAGTGGGAAGGATCTCATTCAACAGGAAGCTGTCCACTTTCTTtaccagcactggctgctgctccTGAGAAAGGCTCAGTGACTCATATACAAGAAGTGGGGGGAGCTGATGGCCAGGAACTTGGAAGGCTACAAAAACTACAACACAGGGCCCAGTCCATTTACAAAATACTTAAAATCCTTACAAATAAGGGTTTTATTAGTCCTTTGTATGGCTATTCAGTGAGGTAATGGAGGATAATTGTTAAGATTAGGTTCTATATCAGAAGGAATGTTAGACTTGACTTCATCTCAGGGGGCCAAGGTGAAGAAGCTAAGCTAGTTGGTACAAGTGGTATTCTCTGTGTTCAGCTTTAGAACAGGTTTGGGAAAGGCAAACTAGAAACCTCCGGGATACCATTCCCAtggttcacattttaaaaactaagttaATACGCTCTTCTTAAAGACACCAGGAATAACAGAAGACCAGGAGCTAAGCCTTCAGACAAGTGCATGGCATCAACTGCCTGCCTCGTTATAAGGTACCAACTTGTATGCTTTCCTCGGACACATTTTGCACAGACCCAAGAAGCTGCAGACAAAGgttttctctttcatatatttACACAAGTTGAAAATGATATTCACAGCATCTTCTAAATTTTGGCCAAGAgtcaaaaaatgcatttaaacttTGGAACGTGCCCACATAGACAGGGAGGCTCACCCCAGCAGTAGTTGGGGCAAATACCCAAGAACCAAAGGGCTGGGAAAGTCAGGAAGAGCAGAAAGGATTCTTCAGTTTATGAACTTGGTGCACTGGGACCTTTACAACGGAGACACAGTTCCATCTAGCTGGCACCTGTCCCTTCCATTACTTGCTGAGCCTGCTTCTGTCCCATGCAGCACTGTGCAACCGACTGGAATAACCTGCAGAATGGAACACAGTTATCAGAAGCATCTCAATCACAGACCCAAGATGCTCATTCTTAGATGattcaaacaaaaaaactcacTTCTCAATTTCTGGGGCACAGTGTACAAACTCGTGGTTCCAGAACTTAAATGCTGGATTTTTAATCAGCTCAATGAAGGTAATAAGAAGACCCCAAGGATGTGGCCTATTTACAATCAACCGTTCCAAAAGAaccctggggaaaaaaagtaaGTGTCAGCATTACAGAGGAATTCACAACCATTCCATTATTTTTTTGTAAAGGCTTACTAGAGTTAGGAAAAAAAGACAGCTGAATTGATCTTAATACAGTGTGGTTATGCAGATGGATTCTAGTTAGAATATCTGGGTTTAAATCATGATTCTTGCCAAGCAATAGAATATAACAATATTGTCTTAAATAGTCACATCCGATTATTTCTAAATTTACCCTAAGGAAGAGATAATCACAAATTGTACATTACCATCTATAAGCAGTAACTTTTGGCATTTAAATTCTGAAGACTATCACACTTGACACTGTAAGTACTAGAACGGCacatttaaaatgtgcttttaggggccagtgttgtggtgcaggaaggttaagttgctgcctgtgacgctggcatcgcatctgagcactggtttgggccctggctgctccacttccaatccagctccctgctaatgccattAGGCCTAGAAAAGCAGGTAGCCtgaatatttgggcccctgccacccatgtgggagacccagcgaaTCAAAGACTCTTGTGTACTTCTGACCTTCGAAGTTTAAAGTAGTGTGGGGAGGGAGCTGCACTTCTGCTGCAGCATCTGACTCATACCACTTAGGATACCAGCCTCCCACACTGCAAtctctgggttcaggtcccagctctgcttctaattagAGCTACCTAGGAAAGCACAGCagttaatctgggtctccccactgGGTAGCAAGGACTTAAGTTCCTAGCTTTAGTAGGCAGTTAACCTGTATGCATCTTACTCAGTTGAGACTTAACTATTCCCCAGTCTCTACTGCTGAAGTCCAAGCAGTCTGCAACAGATTCCTAACTACTATTAGACTTTAATTGGCCTTGCGTAATTCAGGGCTCTGGTTAAAAATGTTGCTGTTCCTTTTACCTCTTCAAATTCCTGACTTTCAATCAAAATGACATGCCTTTTACTGTGAACTACTTTCCACCTCAAAAATAAGATGTCTAATTCTCCACTTAGTTCCTGCCCTCCCAATAAttaggattttttgttttatgcATCAGACTATCTCCATATTCTTCAAAACTCAATCTCAAATCTAACATATTACCAGACATGTAAAAGATGCCTGATGACACAAAGTCCAGGCAGGCATCATTTTGAAGCATGTGAAAAATCTCACCTTGTGATCTGTTCCTGGATAGCTTCAGTGTTGGCCTCTGCAAAAAGGTACAGCATGGTGCAGCTAAAGTAATGAGTGTGGCTATTGGGGTATCGCAGCTGATTTGCAATTGCGTTCAAGAAGAGATAGCGACCTAGGAAGTAGAAAAACTCAACTTAGGCCTTGCTTTAAAAGGCTAGCATGGGATAACAAACACTTCCAACTGGCTGGAGTTTAGGCTGCTTGTAGACACTTGTAGTTAAACCAGTGGTTCTCAGGATCCCAGAAAgctatcttttctgtttttatcagTGTTTCCCACATTAcaagattttaaaacataatttgtaAGTAAGATCTATACAATAAAAACACGTTAATAAAAAGTCTTCCCTGATATTCAGTGTTGAGTGCTACCGCTTTACTTTTTGAAGAGCTTTTTAATGTCTTTCTCAATAGAAGACATCTGGATTCTCTTCTGCTTTTATATGTAATCTGCTACATTTCATAAACTGGAAAACCATGGCAAATGGGCAAATAGCAAATGCGATTTTACTATTAACAGCCCTCCTTAAAAGGTATTAAGGATACTACCAAATGTTCCCAGAAAACGCTTTGATAACCACTAGATGATACTGGAATAACTGGGTTTGCTCGATACTGCTCATGTTTGTAAAAGATACCAGTGACCCTTAACACTTTCCTATAGACTGTCCTCTTACTGCTAAGTTCTTACATGTACTAGTATTCGATTCTGTTATTTGAAGCTGTCTCAAATCACTTCTACAAACTGGTAAACAGCAAATATAATCAAAATTACCCTCTTTAGATGCAACAGCAATATTAAGAGTGGTTCTGAAGTGTATTATGCTAAAAGGATCAGGGCTGTACAGCTAATCTGTTAACTAAAGTCTTGAATAAATACAGAGCACCAGAAAAAATGTAGCTCAACTAGGAAACATACAGCCTGCAATTGGAGTTATACTGTGAATTTTCTGCAAGATATGAAGTCTTTGGCCGAAAAATAGCAGGATTCTGGATAATTCCTGTCTTTGTGCCTTGCTCTGTTTTCTGCATTAAGCAAAAAGGTAATTTCcaataaaaggataaaataaCCAGCCAGGCTTATAAATGTGCTGTCAGAACATGCTCTTTTGTGGCTTAAAACACGCTTTTGTGAATATACTGTGACGAAAAGCATATAACACTTTACTAAGAACTGATGGGCTTCACTCACCCTCAGTATCCAAGTCCACAGCCAGGTTCTGGAAGATGTCCATGTGTGCCGAGTGGGTGATGGTGCTCATTGAAGGTGTGCTGCCCTTGTTGTGAATGTGCGCAATGGCCTGAGTCCCTACATAGAGCACCAGTGCATTGATGAGCTGAAGGTTGTAGCGATTGCCAGGCTCATTGGACACCTAAGTGAGCAAAACAGAAATCTTCACTCCTGCAGAGCACTAACGATTACTGCATCAGTATTTTCAAACTTCTTAAACCTTGTGATTTGAATGGCAGATACATGCTTTGAGTTGCTGATGTTAACACACAATtgctggggctgacgctgtggcgtagcaagtaaagccactgctggcatcccatatggatgctggttttgaatccaggctgttccacttccaatccagctctctgctatggcctgggaaagcagtggaaaatggcccaagtccttgggtccctgagcccatgtggaatacccagaagcagctccaggctcctagcctcggatcagtgcagctccggccattgcagccatctagggagtgaatgggcaaatggaagacctctctctctttctgcctttcaaataaatattttttaaaaatacacaactgCCCCAAGAGTGGCTGTACCAATAACAGAAACATTTCCTCAAGAAGTCAGAGGTTTACCACACAGTATCACTGTACTTGTGATACAACTCAATCACGTCAAAATATGCATTGTCACATGGTTAAGATCGGAAAGACCATACAACCTCAAGTCATTTTGCAGAGTTAACAATCAATTTTTGTGTAACAGGGAATGACTGTCACTGCTCTATTAGGGAAATTCAGTCACTTGCCCGGTGGTTTCATGGAAAACTACAGCAATGTGTTACTGATGAAATGGCCCAGTAAAATATATAATCCAGTATAAAGTTCACCCCAATAATAGAAATGACAGTTCTTAAATCAGGTTGAAAATACTAGGACacggaggacctatggggagagcaaggtcgcccaccgcgtggaagcccagccccgCCGAGCCGCCGCGGGAGCCCAGCTGCAGAATCCACACACCAGCACTGAAAGGGGAGCTCTGGAAACCAAGATTCTGTGGGTGTTACT contains:
- the SETD6 gene encoding N-lysine methyltransferase SETD6 translates to MATQAKRPRVAGPEGGGGADPVAGFLGWCQRVGLELSPKVAVSRQGTVAGYGMVARESVQRGELLFAVPRAAILSQHTCSIGDLLERERGALQSQSGWVPLLLALLHELQAPASPWSPYFALWPELGRLEHPMFWPEEERRRLLQGTGVPEAVEKDLANIRSEYYSIVLPFMEAHPDLFSPKVHSLELYHQLVALVMAYSFQEPLEEEEDEKEPNSPLMVPAADILNHLANHNANLEYSADSLRMVATQPIPKGHEIFNTYGQMANWQLIHMYGFVEPYPDNTDDTADIQMVTVREAALQKAKAEAERLLLYERWDFLCKLEMVGEEGAFVIGREEVLTEEELTTTLKVLCMAAEEFREFKDQDGWGDDKRVEEGSLTLKNIPKLKAPWKQLLRDSVLLTLQTYATDLQSEQDVLSNKDVYTKLSWREQQALQVRYGQKMILHQLLEMTL